In Scomber japonicus isolate fScoJap1 chromosome 7, fScoJap1.pri, whole genome shotgun sequence, one genomic interval encodes:
- the calr gene encoding calreticulin produces the protein MTALSLLLVAVSAAYVLAESTVYFREQFEDGDAWMSRWSESKHKSDYGKFVLTAGKFYGDAEKDKGLQTSQDARFYALSTRFDDFSNQGQPLVIQFSVKHEQSIDCGGGYIKLFPSDVNQDEMHGDSVYNIMFGPDICGPGTKKVHVIFNYKGKNHLINKDIRCKDDEYSHLYTLIVNPDNTYEVKIDNKKVESGSLEDDWDVLPPKKIKDPEAKKPEDWDDREKIPDPDDKKPEDWDKPENIPDPDAKKPDDWDDEMDGEWEPPMVSNPDYKGEWKPSEINNPAYKGKWIHPEIDNPEYTADSDIYKYNSIGVIGLDLWQVKSGTIFDNFLITNDPNLAEEVGNDTWGKTKDAEKKMKESQEEEERKLREEEDKMRKEEAKEEDEEEEEKDEEEEEEEEEEEEEDEHEEDEEEEDEGTDSKLKDEL, from the exons ATGACAGCCCTGTCGCTGCTGCTGGTGGCCGTGTCGGCTGCATACGTCCTGGCCGAGTCCACTGTGTATTTCCGAGAGCAATTTGAAGACGGGG ATGCCTGGATGAGTCGTTGGAGCGAATCCAAGCACAAGTCTGACTACGGCAAGTTTGTCCTGACAGCAGGGAAGTTTTATGGCGATGCGGAGAAAGACAAAG GTCTGCAGACAAGCCAGGATGCTCGCTTCTACGCACTGTCGACCCGTTTTGATGACTTCAGCAACCAGGGCCAGCCTCTAGTTATCCAGTTCAGTGTGAAACATGAGCAGAGCATTGACTGTGGTGGGGGCTACATTAAACTGTTCCCCTCTGACGTCAACCAGGACGAAATGCATGGGGACTCTGTCTACAACATCATGTTTG GTCCTGATATTTGTGGCCCTGGCACAAAGAAAGTTCATGTGATCTTCAACTACAAAGGCAAGAACCATCTGATAAACAAGGACATCAGATGCAAG GATGATGAGTACAGTCACTTGTACACGCTGATTGTCAACCCTGACAACACTTACGAGGTGAAGATCGACAATAAGAAGGTCGAATCCGGCAGTCTGGAGGATGACTGGGACGTCCTGCCTCCCAAAAAGATTAAGGACCCGGAAGCCAAAAAGCCAGAGGACTGGGATGACAGGGAGAAGATTCCCGACCCTGACGACAAGAAACCCGAG GACTGGGACAAACCTGAGAACATCCCAGACCCTGATGCCAAGAAACCTGACGATTGGGACGATGAGATGGATGGAGAGTGGGAGCCACCTATGGTCTCCAACCCTGATTACAAG GGTGAGTGGAAACCCAGTGAGATCAACAACCCTGCCTACAAGGGCAAGTGGATCCATCCTGAGATTGACAATCCAGAGTACACAGCCGATTCTGACATCTACAAATACAACAGTATAGGCGTGATTGGACTGGACTTGTGGCAG GTGAAGTCTGGTACTATCTTTGACAACTTCCTGATCACTAATGACCCAAACCTGGCTGAGGAAGTAGGCAACGACACATGGGGTAAAACCAAG GATgcagagaaaaagatgaaagaaagccaagaggaggaggagagaaagctGCGCGAAGAGGAGGAcaagatgaggaaagaagaagcaaaggaggaagatgaggaggaagaggagaaagatgaagaggaggaggaggaggaagaagaagaagaggaggaggatgagcacgaggaggatgaagaggaggaggatgaaggcaCAGACTCTAAACTCAAGGATGAGTTATAA